A region of the Bacillus basilensis genome:
CACCATCCCTTTCCTAATAGAGGCCCTCCTCATGCCTCCTTACAGGGAGAATGAGGGAGCATTTTTTATTTACCCAATTACCGAGCTTTCAAATGTTTGAAATAGTTACCTATCCCCTAATCACCGAGTATGTTTATTCCTCTAAATCACTTTCCATAATAATAAATAAAGACAAACCCTTTATCCTTAAGATACAAAATCTTTCTCAAGAGTATCAAACTCGGTGATTAGGGTAGAGTGGTATACATCATTTAGATGGTTGCAACCCCTCTCCTTTTTTGGAACGGTTCATGACTTCTAATAATAAATATTCTTTTACTGTTAGCTCAACCGTTGGGCAATATTCAACCTTTGATAATTTGTGAAATAAAGAAAGGTATTCGTGTAATTTTTGAATCATTTCATCTAAAGTGATTTCTCCTACACCGTATTCGATTACTAGACTTAAAAATATCTCTATATCTATTAGACTTGGTTCAATTAGGGAAATAATTTGCTGTACCTTCGGTAAAATAACTGTTTCATAACGTTCTTTGAATAGTTCTATGTCCTCTGGTGCGGGTTCATTATCACATAGCTTTTTAAAAGATATCACACGAATATCATTTTGTAATGAATCAATACGCTCTTCATAAAACGTTTTGTCGAACCCTTCTTTGTCAGCAATATCATAATGAAGTTCTGTTTGTGATCTACGCTTGTTCTTATAAGAATCCATAAGGATTTTCTCTTTTTCGTTAAACATCATGATAAAAACGGTACGTTCTAGATTCATGATGTTGTTTGCTATGCTTAATATTTCATCTAACACTTTTGCACGTTCTTCTTCACTTAACTTTTTCATAGAGGATGGAACAAGGTTTTTGACATTCTCAAAAGACTCGGAATTAATAATATGTTGAAGAGAAAATTGAACGACTTCTGGTAAACAAGGATCAGTTGTTTTGTCTAAGAGTAACAAATCTTTAATCGTTCGTACTGTATTTTTAATCTCTTTTTGAGCTTGTTGAACTTTTTCTATACTTCTTTCCATGTATTCTGGTTGTTTAAGACGATTAAAGATGTATTCTCTTCTTTCTTCAAAATGTTGCTGTAAACGTGACATAGTTGTATCCCCCTCTATTTTCTGAATTGATTTAAAATTCCTCTTAAATTGTATCATTAAAGTTTATGAATTGGAGACGGTAGCAAGGTTTATTTACAAAGACAATGTAAAAAGACAATAAAGCTATTTAATTTTAAAACCTAAAACAAGCATAACCCCGTTCTAAATTTAGGACGGGGTTAAAATATAGTTGTTTAATTTTCGATATAAGATACTTCACTGTACTCAAAAAATATAACAATAAAGTCGTTTAATAATTTAAGGTTTGTTCAACAATAGCGCCCTTTTATTGAGCAATTGGTTGAAATTTTATTGTTAAAAATTAATTAAAGACAGGTGTTCTCTAGGATAATCCTAAGTATAAATAATATTGTAAGTCGGTTTGACAACTCCACTAGAGTACTGTTTCATGTCCACTAACTTTAAGTTAAGACGTGGCTTTACGCTTCCGAATAGAGAAATACCTTCACCGACTATAATTGGGTTAACCTTCAGCACCAATTGATCAATGAGTTTATGTTTAATCAACGACCCAGCTAATTCTCCGCCTCCACATAGCCAAATTTTACCCTTCCCTTGCTGCTTGAGATTCTTAATAAATCCTATAGCATCACCTTTGATAAGTTCGACCTCTTCGTTTGACTCA
Encoded here:
- a CDS encoding dihydrofolate reductase family protein, encoding MAELIYHVAVSLDNFIADQGMIDGNINNSRFLFDGDHVPDFLSDIHQYDAVLMGGKTYEFGFQFGAKPGEPGYKGIKHYIFSNSMQFESNEEVELIKGDAIGFIKNLKQQGKGKIWLCGGGELAGSLIKHKLIDQLVLKVNPIIVGEGISLFGSVKPRLNLKLVDMKQYSSGVVKPTYNIIYT